The genomic window GAAATGAAAATACCAGCAACAATTTTTATGCCGACGACGACACCACAGCAGAAAATATCTCAAGTTCAGTTTTTTGGTGGAGATGAAGTATCGATTCAATTGGTAGGAGATACGTTTGATGCTTCTGCAGCAGCAGCGAAGGATTATGCTCAACAAAACAATCAAGCTTTTATTGATCCCTTTGACGATTTGGCAATTATGGCAGGCCAGGGAACTGTCGCAGCAGAAATCTTCAAGAAAGCAAAAGAGGAAGACATTCAAATCGATTATTTGTTGGCAGCAATCGGTGGAGGTGGCTTGGTCAGCGGCTCAGCAGTTTACACAAAAAGTGTTAGTCCGGTCACAGCTGTCGTTGGTGTTGAGCCAATGGGCGCTCAGTCGATGAAAGCCGCTTTTGAAGAAGGGGCACCAATAGAGCTGACACAAGTTGAAAAATTCGTTGATGGCGCTGCAGTGAAAAAGGTTGGTGGTAAGACTTATGCGCACGCAGTTGAAACTGTGGATACCCTCCTTTCAGTAGATGAGGGACAGGTTTGTTCAACGATTCTTGAATTGTATTCTAAGCAAGCGATCGTGGTTGAGCCTGCTGGTGCACTAAGTGTTGCTGCTCTTGAACAAATGAAGGAAGAGATAAAGGGGAAAACGGTTGTTTGCATTATCAGTGGCGGAAACAACGACATCAATCGAATGGCAGAGATTGAAGAACGCTCATTGATTTTTGAAGGGCTTAAACATTACTTTGTTATTAACTTTCCTCAGCGTCCGGGAGCGTTGAAGGAATTTGTGAATGATGTCCTGGGGCCAGATGATGATATCACACGTTTTGAGTATACAAAAAAAGTAAACAGAGGGACGGGACCGGTGATTTTAGGTGTGCTTTTAAAGAGGAGAGAAGATTTGCCTCAATTGATGACAAATCTTCAAAGCTTTGATCCCACTTATATCGACCTTAGTGAAAATCCCTCACTCTATACACTTCTGGTTTAACTATATTATTTAAAAAGGGTCAAGATGTTCTTATTCATCTTGATCTTTTTTTGTTATTTTATTCGTGTGGAAAAAGCTATTGTTGAAAATAAAATTATATCAATATTCTCTTTGGCGTTCATTAAAAAAAGGAATTCATGGGTACTATAAAGAATTAGTAAAATTTTGTCGAAAGAGTGAAAGAGTTCTTGCCATTTCTGTCGAAAGGACGTATATTTAAATTATCGTTTAAAAAAGCATTTAAAAAATAAAAATAACTTTTACAAAATAGATTATAGTAAAGTTGGTTAATATAGATGGAACATAAAAAAAGGCTTGAGAAAAGCCGTTATATTACCGGATTCGATGGGATTCGGACGATTGCAGTTGTCGGAGTCATTCTCTATCATTTATTCCCGCAAATCATGAGCGGTGGATATTTGGGGGTTCCGATATTTTTTACTCTTTCGGGGTATTTGATTACAGATTTACTACGTCAGGAATGGCTTCAAAATGATGAGATAGATGTCAAAGGATTTTACATAAGAAGAATGAAAAGGTTGTACCCCGGGTTAGTATTTATGCTAATATCCACCTCAGCATATATTGCTCTTTTCCAAAGAGATTTATTGAATAATTTACGCGGTGTAGTCGCCAGTAGCGTGTTATATTATAATAATTGGTGGCAAATTTTTCATGGTTTTTCCTATTTTGATCGATTTGCGTCACAATCCCCATATACTCATATCTGGTCATGGGCAGTTGAAGCTCAAAACTACTTGATTTGGCCGATTCTATTTATACTCTTAAAGAAATATTTGAAAACAAATGGAAAAATAGTTGGAGCAATTCTAGCTGCTGCGTGCCTCTCTGGATTACTGATGGCTGTGTTATATGTGCCAGGTGCAGATCCAACAAGAGTTTATTATGGAACAGATACACGAATTTTTTCTATTTTACTCGGTAGTGCGTTGGCATTTGTTTGGCCTACTTTTCGATTGAAGGAGGAGATCCCGCAAAAAGCCCGATTGCTTCTGAATGGGGTTGGTGGAGTCTCACTGGGATTAGTGATTCTTTCGTTCATTTTCTTATCAGATCATTATGCATTCGTTTATCGTGGAGGCATGTTCCTTTTAAGTATTGTTACTGCTTTGCTGGTAGCTGTTACTGCACATCCGGGAGCAGATATGAACAAATGGCTGACGAATCCGGTATTCACATGGGTTGGGAAAAGAAGCTACGGAATTTATCTTTATCAATTTCCTGTTATGATTTTTTATGAAGCCAAGATCTCGAATCTGAATGATCATGTTTTTCTGCATTCTCTTGTCGAGTTGGCGTTGATTCTTGGTATCAGCGAATTGTCGTATCGCTTTATTGAGAAACCACTGAAGAATTTCTATTATCGCTATATCTTATATGCCCTAAAGGATATAGTCAAAAAACCAATATTCACTGTGCCGAAAGTTACATTTGCGGTAGGCGTTGTTCTATTTGGCTTTGCTATGTATGGTTGGATTATTGCGCCGACTAACTATGTCACAGCTGACCAGTTGCAGCTGCAGCAGACGATAGAGCAGAATAAAAAGCTTGCCGAAGAGCGTAAAAAAGCTGAGTTGAAGAAAGCGGAAACTGAGGAGACAGTGACTTCCAGCACGGAGGCACCGGCTGATACAGGTGATCCCGCTCATTATGGTTTGACAGATGAAGAATGGGTGCAAGCTCAAGCCTTAGAAGTCACAGCTTTTGGCGATTCTGTTATTTTAGATGGTGGTGCGGACCTGCAGACTGTTTTTCCTAAGATGATTATTGATGGAGAAGTTGGTCGCCAGGTATACAATAGCGAGGAGCCGCTAGAAAAGCTGAAAACGGACAATCAATTGAAAGAAACAGTGCTGATGAGTCTGGGAACAAACGGTTCCTTTACGGAAGCTCAGTTTGATCGATTGATGCAGATTATTGGTGAGGAACGACAAGTCTTCTGGATCAACGCAAGAGTTCCGACTAGGCGCTGGCAAAATGAAGTAAATACAATGTTGAACACAATGGCTGGAAAATATAAGAATCTAACAGTCATCGATTGGTATGATTTCAGTAAAGATCATGATGAATGGTTCTATGAAGATCTTGTTCACCCAAATGTCGACGGACAAGTTCAATATGCGCAATTTATCGGCAAAGCACTGATCGGTGGCGTAACGGCTGAGAAAAAGGAAGCGGCTGATACCACAGATACCACTGAGAAAAAGGAAACAACTAAAACTACTGAGACTAAAGAAAACTAGTAAACTATTTGGACTATACGAAAGCTTGCATTGGCAAGTCTTCGTGTAGTTCTTTTCATTTTGCAGTCTTTCGTTAAATTTTTATGAAATCGGCGTTCCTCGGATACACTTCTTTTGTGTTTTTTTTGATTGAACGGTAAAGTGAAAGCAAATGGATACATTGGAGGAGCGAATTTCATGAAGGCGATCATATTAAAACGATCTGAAGAGCTGGGAGGAACAAATTACTTTGAGGACACAGAGCTTGAGATTCCCAAATTGGAACAAGAGAAAGATCTGCTGATCGAGGTAAAGGGAATTTCAGTGAATCCTGTAGATATAAAAACGAGCAGAAAGAACCTTGAAGAGCAAGATTATCGTGTGCTAGGCTGGGATGCTGCAGGTGTTGTCAAAGAAATCGGTAAGGCAGTAACAAAATTCAAGGTAGGTGACGAGGTTTTTTATGCGGGCGATTACACACGTTCGGGTAGTAACAGTCAGTATCAACTAGTGGATGAACGAATAGTAGCGAAGAAACCTGAACAATTATCTATGGCGGAAAGTGCGGCACTTCCTTTAACTACGTTAACTGCTTGGGAAGCCTTGTTTGATCGTTTGAAAATCACGGAGAAAGATCGAGGCAAGAAGATTTTGATCATCAACGGTGCCGGTGGTGTAGGCTCTGCGGCAATCCAGTTGGCAAAGCATGCAGGCTTAGAAGTTATCACGACAGCATCCAGAATTGAAACCCTTGAGTGGGTCAATAAGATGGGGGC from Enterococcus sp. 9E7_DIV0242 includes these protein-coding regions:
- a CDS encoding zinc-binding alcohol dehydrogenase family protein, with the protein product MKAIILKRSEELGGTNYFEDTELEIPKLEQEKDLLIEVKGISVNPVDIKTSRKNLEEQDYRVLGWDAAGVVKEIGKAVTKFKVGDEVFYAGDYTRSGSNSQYQLVDERIVAKKPEQLSMAESAALPLTTLTAWEALFDRLKITEKDRGKKILIINGAGGVGSAAIQLAKHAGLEVITTASRIETLEWVNKMGADRVINHRQSLSEELKKIGVKELPYILCLYNPNIYWEEMAKVIEAQGQICSIVDADRPVDLSLLKNKSVTFSWEFMFTRSMYQTEDMGRQGEILAEIAALYDQRILNSTMTKHMHPIDAENIEDAHKLVGSGKMIGKLVLTGW
- a CDS encoding acyltransferase family protein: MEHKKRLEKSRYITGFDGIRTIAVVGVILYHLFPQIMSGGYLGVPIFFTLSGYLITDLLRQEWLQNDEIDVKGFYIRRMKRLYPGLVFMLISTSAYIALFQRDLLNNLRGVVASSVLYYNNWWQIFHGFSYFDRFASQSPYTHIWSWAVEAQNYLIWPILFILLKKYLKTNGKIVGAILAAACLSGLLMAVLYVPGADPTRVYYGTDTRIFSILLGSALAFVWPTFRLKEEIPQKARLLLNGVGGVSLGLVILSFIFLSDHYAFVYRGGMFLLSIVTALLVAVTAHPGADMNKWLTNPVFTWVGKRSYGIYLYQFPVMIFYEAKISNLNDHVFLHSLVELALILGISELSYRFIEKPLKNFYYRYILYALKDIVKKPIFTVPKVTFAVGVVLFGFAMYGWIIAPTNYVTADQLQLQQTIEQNKKLAEERKKAELKKAETEETVTSSTEAPADTGDPAHYGLTDEEWVQAQALEVTAFGDSVILDGGADLQTVFPKMIIDGEVGRQVYNSEEPLEKLKTDNQLKETVLMSLGTNGSFTEAQFDRLMQIIGEERQVFWINARVPTRRWQNEVNTMLNTMAGKYKNLTVIDWYDFSKDHDEWFYEDLVHPNVDGQVQYAQFIGKALIGGVTAEKKEAADTTDTTEKKETTKTTETKEN
- the ilvA gene encoding threonine ammonia-lyase IlvA — encoded protein: MELTKEKIDEAHEVLKKVVTKTPLQYDRYLSQKYQCNVYLKREDLQKVRSFKLRGAYYAIAQTAPEVLVNGVVCASAGNHAQGVAYTCREMKIPATIFMPTTTPQQKISQVQFFGGDEVSIQLVGDTFDASAAAAKDYAQQNNQAFIDPFDDLAIMAGQGTVAAEIFKKAKEEDIQIDYLLAAIGGGGLVSGSAVYTKSVSPVTAVVGVEPMGAQSMKAAFEEGAPIELTQVEKFVDGAAVKKVGGKTYAHAVETVDTLLSVDEGQVCSTILELYSKQAIVVEPAGALSVAALEQMKEEIKGKTVVCIISGGNNDINRMAEIEERSLIFEGLKHYFVINFPQRPGALKEFVNDVLGPDDDITRFEYTKKVNRGTGPVILGVLLKRREDLPQLMTNLQSFDPTYIDLSENPSLYTLLV